The following are encoded together in the Triticum dicoccoides isolate Atlit2015 ecotype Zavitan chromosome 6B, WEW_v2.0, whole genome shotgun sequence genome:
- the LOC119322234 gene encoding uncharacterized protein LOC119322234, with amino-acid sequence MFGGPLPVWNKCAIQVLVLLSFGLQIILLILASTRRRRSSTLPRIFLRVLLWLAYLMADSTAIYTLGHLSINGWLPEHELVAFWAPFLLLHLGSQDNITAYALEDNQLWPRHLLTLGVQTVGVCYVMYKHMTHEPAMVVAASLMFMVGFLKYLERTWALKRATLDNIRSSIKAQPSRDAPVGSKKNHTRDPDEEELLLFAHHVLPTCMAALTDYSEDSGKVSRHWKGGHIGKVVEMELSLMYDILYTKATMIHGWYGYFLRVISLISTLAALRLFHFYGKHGHAKIDVIITYILFGGALFLDTVSLVKAAMSSWTCDLLENKGGWAKMLCRRIQSSRRLVKAASRRGWSGSVGQYNLFDVCSRDTTKTSIRVLRMMKLDDWWKKYQHKGTLVIQRDVRELLYEAIWRAIKNNDDLSGLFDVKLPEGNIELQDVIFVWHITTNIVLSYPEANTVQSPCVGAIKALSNYMMYLAVARHDMLPALKVRSMCEQTSDALQDIWSEATSCQRTAGFGPYCVPWI; translated from the coding sequence ATGTTTGGAGGGCCACTGCCCGTGTGGAACAAATGTGCGATCCAAGTCCTCGTACTACTCAGCTTCGGTCTGCAAATCATTCTCCTTATCCTTGCCTCTACCCGCCGGCGCAGATCCTCCACCTTGCCGAGGATCTTCCTGAGGGTGCTCCTTTGGCTCGCCTATCTCATGGCCGACTCCACCGCTATATACACTCTTGGCCACCTTTCCATCAATGGTTGGTTGCCCGAACACGAGCTGGTGGCATTCTGGGCGCCATTTCTCCTCTTACATCTTGGTAGCCAGGACAACATCACCGCCTACGCCCTCGAGGACAACCAGCTCTGGCCACGCCACCTTCTAACTCTTGGTGTCCAAACCGTTGGAGTTTGTTATGTCATGTATAAACATATGACCCACGAACCAGCCATGGTGGTAGCAGCCAGCTTGATGTTCATGGTTGGTTTCCTCAAGTACTTGGAGAGGACATGGGCCCTCAAGCGTGCCACCCTTGACAATATCCGAAGCTCGATCAAGGCTCAACCCTCTAGGGATGCGCCGGTAGGGTCAAAGAAAAATCATACACGAGACCCGGATGAAGAAGAGCTTCTGTTATTTGCTCACCATGTGCTCCCAACTTGCATGGCTGCACTGACTGATTATTCTGAGGATTCGGGTAAAGTTTCCCGACATTGGAAAGGGGGGCATATTGGCAAGGTAGTCGAGATGGAGCTCTCCCTCATGTATGACATCCTCTACACCAAGGCAACGATGATCCACGGTTGGTATGGCTACTTTCTCCGTGTCATCTCACTGATCTCCACTCTTGCTGCATTACGGTTGTTTCATTTCTATGGTAAACATGGTCATGCCAAAATTGATGTTATTATCACCTACATCTTGTTTGGTGGTGCACTGTTTCTGGACACGGTGTCGTTAGTCAAGGCTGCAATGTCAAGCTGGACATGTGatttattggaaaataaaggaggaTGGGCTAAGATGCTTTGTAGGAGAATTCAGTCTTCCCGTCGGCTTGTGAAGGCGGCATCTAGGAGAGGGTGGTCAGGATCCGTTGGGCAGTATAATTTGTTTGACGTGTGCTCTCGTGACACGACCAAGACAAGCATCAGAGTATTACGGATGATGAAGCTCGATGATTGGTGGAAGAAATATCAGCACAAGGGGACCTTAGTGATTCAAAGGGATGTCAGGGAGTTGTTGTATGAAGCGATATGGCGGGCGATTAAGAATAATGATGATCTCTCTGGGCTGTTCGACGTGAAATTACCGGAAGGTAATATCGAGCTTCAGGATGTGATCTTTGTCTGGCACATCACCACCAATATCGTCCTCTCGTATCCCGAAGCAAACACAGTACAATCCCCGTGTGTGGGGGCGATCAAGGCCCTCTCCAACTACATGATGTATCTGGCCGTGGCACGGCACGACATGCTACCAGCCCTTAAGGTCCGCAGCATGTGTGAGCAAACCAGCGATGCTCTGCAGGACATATGGAGTGAAGCGACTTCGTGCCAAAGGACGGCAGGTTTTGGCCCATACTGCGTGCCCTGGATATAA